A portion of the Streptomyces sp. NBC_01335 genome contains these proteins:
- a CDS encoding CARDB domain-containing protein produces MRGKQRGWRRFVIGAVTAALMTVGLLPAATASAAGRTTDLALGRPASAGGSIGAYPASNVTDGSQQTYWESPGTFPQWVQVDLGATSGVDQVVLKLPNTWEARTQTLAVQGSTDGTGFNTLSASAARSFTPAASNTVTVGFTAAQVRYVRVLVTANTGWNAAQLSQLEVYGEAAGGTDPGTPTPTGTNLALNKPIEASSYAQTYLGTNANDDRRDTYWESNGYPATLTVKLGSDADLSAVVVKLSPDAAWGARTQSLQVLGRAQSATGFTSLKSQADYAFSPSGNGNTVTVPVSGRYADVQLKFFSNTGAPGAQVAEVQVVGTAAPNPDLILSDLTWSPSSPSESDAVTVNATVRNAGSAAAPATTVDVSLEGQVVGSASVGALAAGASATVPVSAGKRPMGTYSVSAVVDPTDTVVEQDNSNNSRTAASKLVVAQSPGPDLQVTGISSSPSSPAVGAAVTFTVSVNNRGTTAVSSSTVTRLQVESTTLNGTTGAVPAGGTVTVPISGTWTAKSGGANLTATADATGVLTETNENNNVFSRAIVVGRGAAVPYTEYEAEQGSYQGTLLTSDQQRTFGHTNFATESSGRQSVRLNSTGQYVEITSTVPTNSLVVRNSIPDAPGGGGAEATISLYVNNTFARKLTLSSKHSWLYGDTDSPEGLTNQPQADARRLFDESNALLGQTYPVGTKFRLQRDAGDTASFYIIDLVDLEQVAAPTAQPAGCVSITAYGAVPNDGIDDTDAIQRAVTADQNGEIGCVWIPAGQWRQEQKILTDDPLNRGQYNQVGIRNVTIRGAGMWHSQLYSLIQPQNAGGINHPHEGNFGFDIDDNTTISDIAIFGSGTIRGGDGNAEGGVGLNGRFGTNTKITNVWLEHSNVGVWVGRDYDNIPELWGPGDGVEFTGMRIRNTYADGINLSNGTRNSTVFNSSFRNTGDDSLAVWSNKYVKNQSVDIGHDNHFRNNTIALPWRANGIAVYGGYGNTIENNIVSDTMNYPGIMLATDHDPLPFSGQTLIANNALYRTGGAFWGEAQEFGAITLFAAGPDIPGVTIRDTDIQDSTYDGIQFKTGGGSVPGAQISNVRITNSPNGSGILAHGGARGSATLTNVTITGSAQGDVLIEPGSQFVINGTANTAAASGR; encoded by the coding sequence ATGAGAGGGAAGCAACGCGGATGGCGGCGGTTCGTCATCGGTGCGGTGACAGCCGCACTGATGACCGTCGGACTGCTGCCGGCCGCCACCGCCTCGGCGGCCGGACGGACCACCGACCTGGCTCTCGGCAGGCCGGCGTCGGCCGGCGGTTCGATCGGCGCCTACCCGGCGTCGAACGTCACCGACGGCAGTCAGCAGACGTACTGGGAGAGCCCCGGAACGTTCCCGCAGTGGGTCCAGGTGGATCTGGGCGCCACGTCCGGCGTCGACCAGGTGGTGCTGAAGCTGCCGAACACCTGGGAGGCGCGCACCCAGACGCTCGCCGTCCAGGGCAGCACGGACGGCACCGGCTTCAACACTCTGTCCGCCTCGGCGGCCCGGTCGTTCACGCCGGCCGCGAGCAACACCGTCACCGTCGGCTTCACCGCGGCGCAGGTGCGGTACGTACGGGTGCTGGTGACCGCGAACACCGGCTGGAACGCGGCGCAGCTCTCCCAGCTGGAGGTCTACGGGGAGGCAGCGGGCGGCACGGACCCCGGCACGCCGACGCCCACCGGCACCAACCTCGCGCTGAACAAGCCGATCGAGGCGTCCTCGTACGCGCAGACGTACCTGGGCACCAACGCCAATGACGACCGCCGCGACACCTACTGGGAGTCGAACGGCTATCCCGCCACGCTGACGGTGAAGCTCGGCTCCGACGCCGATCTCTCGGCCGTCGTCGTCAAGCTCTCGCCGGACGCGGCGTGGGGAGCCCGTACCCAGAGCCTCCAGGTGCTGGGCCGGGCGCAGTCCGCCACCGGGTTCACCTCGCTGAAGAGCCAGGCCGACTACGCCTTCTCGCCGTCCGGCAACGGAAACACGGTGACGGTCCCGGTCAGCGGGCGGTACGCCGACGTGCAACTGAAGTTCTTCTCCAACACCGGTGCTCCCGGCGCCCAGGTCGCCGAGGTCCAGGTGGTCGGCACGGCCGCACCCAACCCGGACCTGATCCTCTCCGACCTGACCTGGTCGCCCTCCTCCCCCTCCGAGAGCGACGCGGTGACCGTGAACGCCACGGTGCGCAACGCGGGTTCGGCGGCGGCCCCCGCGACGACGGTCGACGTCAGCCTGGAGGGCCAGGTCGTCGGCAGCGCCTCGGTGGGCGCGCTCGCGGCCGGCGCCTCGGCCACCGTCCCGGTGAGTGCGGGCAAGCGTCCGATGGGTACGTACTCCGTCTCAGCGGTGGTCGACCCGACCGACACCGTCGTCGAGCAGGACAACAGCAACAACAGCCGCACCGCCGCCTCGAAGCTCGTGGTCGCCCAGAGCCCCGGGCCCGACCTCCAGGTGACGGGCATCTCCTCCAGCCCGTCCAGCCCGGCGGTCGGTGCCGCCGTCACCTTCACCGTGTCGGTGAACAACCGGGGTACCACAGCGGTGAGCTCCTCGACGGTGACTCGCCTCCAGGTGGAGAGCACCACGCTGAACGGAACCACCGGGGCCGTTCCCGCCGGGGGCACGGTCACCGTGCCGATCAGCGGCACGTGGACCGCGAAGAGCGGTGGGGCCAATCTGACCGCCACCGCGGACGCGACCGGTGTCCTCACCGAGACCAACGAGAACAACAACGTCTTCTCCCGCGCCATCGTGGTGGGCCGCGGTGCCGCGGTGCCGTACACCGAGTACGAGGCGGAGCAAGGCTCCTACCAGGGCACCTTGCTCACCTCCGACCAGCAACGCACTTTCGGGCACACCAACTTCGCCACCGAGTCCTCCGGCCGGCAGTCGGTTCGGCTCAACTCCACCGGCCAGTACGTCGAGATCACCTCGACCGTGCCCACCAACTCCCTCGTGGTCCGCAACTCCATCCCCGACGCCCCCGGCGGCGGCGGTGCGGAGGCCACGATCAGCCTCTACGTCAACAACACCTTCGCCCGGAAGCTGACCCTCTCCTCCAAGCACAGCTGGCTGTACGGCGACACGGACAGCCCGGAGGGGCTGACCAACCAGCCGCAGGCCGACGCGCGCAGGCTCTTCGACGAGTCGAACGCGCTGCTCGGTCAGACCTACCCGGTCGGTACGAAGTTCCGTCTCCAGCGCGACGCGGGCGACACCGCGTCCTTCTACATCATCGACCTCGTGGACCTGGAGCAGGTGGCGGCGCCGACGGCGCAGCCCGCCGGCTGCGTCTCGATCACCGCCTACGGGGCCGTGCCCAACGACGGCATCGACGACACCGACGCCATCCAGCGGGCGGTGACGGCCGACCAGAACGGCGAGATCGGCTGTGTGTGGATTCCGGCCGGGCAGTGGCGGCAGGAGCAGAAGATCCTGACCGACGACCCGCTCAACCGCGGGCAGTACAACCAGGTGGGCATCCGGAACGTCACGATCCGCGGTGCGGGCATGTGGCACTCCCAGCTCTACTCCCTCATCCAGCCGCAGAACGCGGGCGGCATCAACCACCCGCACGAGGGGAACTTCGGCTTCGACATCGACGACAACACCACCATCTCCGACATCGCGATCTTCGGTTCCGGCACGATCCGGGGCGGTGACGGCAACGCCGAGGGCGGAGTCGGCCTCAACGGGCGCTTCGGCACCAACACCAAGATCACCAATGTCTGGCTGGAGCACTCCAACGTCGGGGTGTGGGTGGGCCGCGACTACGACAACATTCCCGAGCTCTGGGGCCCCGGAGACGGTGTCGAATTCACCGGAATGCGCATTCGCAACACATATGCGGATGGCATCAACCTCTCCAACGGAACCCGCAATTCGACGGTCTTCAACTCCTCCTTCCGGAACACCGGGGACGACTCGCTCGCCGTCTGGTCGAACAAGTACGTGAAGAACCAGTCGGTGGACATCGGCCACGACAACCACTTCCGCAACAACACGATCGCCCTGCCCTGGCGGGCCAACGGCATCGCGGTCTACGGCGGTTACGGCAACACCATCGAGAACAACATCGTCTCCGACACCATGAACTACCCCGGCATCATGCTGGCGACCGACCACGACCCGCTGCCCTTCTCCGGGCAGACCCTGATCGCCAACAACGCCCTCTACCGGACGGGCGGCGCCTTCTGGGGCGAGGCGCAGGAGTTCGGTGCCATCACCCTGTTCGCGGCCGGTCCCGACATTCCCGGTGTCACGATCAGGGACACGGACATCCAGGACTCGACCTACGACGGCATCCAGTTCAAGACGGGCGGGGGCTCCGTTCCCGGAGCGCAGATCTCGAACGTCCGGATCACCAACTCGCCCAACGGCTCGGGCATCCTCGCGCACGGAGGAGCCAGGGGCAGCGCCACCCTGACGAACGTGACGATCACCGGCTCCGCCCAGGGCGACGTGCTGATCGAACCCGGATCACAGTTCGTCATCAACGGCACCGCCAACACCGCCGCCGCGTCCGGCCGGTAG
- a CDS encoding endonuclease, with the protein MGDRRTMGLLLDTYGRTYAEEAGIRLRDTPQPLYQLLVLSLLLSARIRASVAVAAARALFADGMRTPRRMADATWQQRVDALGEGGYRRYDERTATQLGDGALLLLDDYAGDLRKLRREADGDTAVLWAGLRRLPGLGPTGADIFVREVQAVWPQTRPYVDAKALQGAERLGLPASADALLRLARGTSPAVLAAALVRAALDKHAAQSIGLSAGA; encoded by the coding sequence ATGGGCGATCGCAGGACCATGGGCCTCCTCCTCGACACGTACGGGCGGACGTACGCCGAGGAGGCGGGCATCCGTCTGCGGGACACCCCTCAGCCCCTTTACCAGCTCCTGGTCCTGAGCCTGCTGCTCAGCGCGCGCATCCGGGCCTCCGTCGCGGTGGCGGCGGCGAGGGCGCTGTTCGCGGACGGCATGCGCACCCCCCGTCGGATGGCGGACGCCACCTGGCAGCAGCGCGTCGACGCGCTGGGCGAGGGTGGCTACCGGCGGTACGACGAGCGGACCGCGACGCAGCTCGGTGACGGAGCGCTGCTGCTCCTCGACGACTACGCCGGTGACCTGCGGAAACTCCGCCGGGAGGCGGACGGCGACACGGCGGTGCTGTGGGCCGGACTGCGGCGCCTGCCCGGGCTGGGGCCGACCGGGGCCGACATCTTCGTACGCGAGGTGCAGGCCGTCTGGCCGCAGACCCGTCCGTACGTCGACGCCAAGGCGTTGCAGGGCGCGGAGCGCCTGGGCCTGCCCGCCTCCGCCGACGCCCTGCTGCGCCTCGCCCGCGGCACCTCACCGGCGGTACTCGCCGCGGCGCTGGTGCGCGCGGCCCTGGACAAGCACGCCGCCCAGTCGATCGGGCTGTCCGCCGGGGCGTGA
- a CDS encoding bile acid:sodium symporter family protein — protein MRSEQTTPDHTATDGTGTDSKAARRAVTVFPVLVLVAGAAGLLTPGTFEGWTKAVPYLLGVVMFCMGLTMTPHDFKGVAKRPWAVAIGLVAHYVIMPGLGWIIAHLLGLPPQLAAGVILVGCAPSGTASNVVTFLARGDVALSVSVATVSTVLAPLVTPPLTLLLAGAYLPVDAGSMVTDILKTVLLPVIGGLVVRLVAGKLVDRVLGAMPWLSSLAVAAIVCAVVSGSAGAIKSAAATVLIAVVLHNGLGLALGYGAGKLTRLGPPASRAMAFEVGMQNSGLAASLATAHFSPLAALPAAVFSVWHNISGALVAAWMSHRSRRSEQALASPAAAGAASTAS, from the coding sequence GTGCGAAGCGAACAGACGACACCGGATCACACGGCCACCGACGGCACGGGCACCGACAGCAAGGCGGCGCGGCGCGCCGTCACGGTCTTCCCCGTCCTCGTCCTCGTGGCGGGCGCGGCCGGCCTCCTCACCCCCGGGACCTTCGAGGGCTGGACGAAGGCGGTGCCGTACCTGCTCGGCGTCGTCATGTTCTGCATGGGGCTGACGATGACGCCCCACGACTTCAAGGGCGTGGCGAAGCGCCCCTGGGCGGTGGCCATTGGGCTGGTCGCGCACTACGTGATCATGCCGGGCCTCGGCTGGATCATCGCCCATCTGCTGGGGCTCCCGCCGCAACTGGCCGCGGGCGTCATCCTGGTGGGCTGCGCGCCCAGTGGCACCGCCTCGAACGTGGTGACCTTCCTGGCCCGCGGCGACGTGGCGCTCTCGGTCTCCGTGGCCACCGTCTCCACCGTGCTCGCCCCGCTGGTGACGCCCCCGCTGACCCTGCTGCTGGCCGGCGCGTACCTGCCCGTGGACGCCGGCTCCATGGTGACCGACATCCTCAAGACCGTGCTGCTCCCGGTGATCGGCGGGCTGGTGGTACGGCTCGTCGCCGGCAAGCTCGTCGACCGGGTGCTGGGCGCGATGCCCTGGCTCTCCTCGCTGGCCGTCGCCGCGATCGTCTGCGCGGTGGTCTCGGGCAGCGCGGGCGCGATCAAGTCGGCGGCCGCCACCGTGCTGATCGCCGTCGTCCTGCACAACGGACTCGGCCTGGCGCTGGGTTACGGCGCGGGCAAGCTCACCCGTCTCGGCCCGCCCGCCAGCCGTGCCATGGCCTTCGAGGTCGGCATGCAGAACTCCGGTCTCGCCGCGTCCCTGGCGACCGCCCATTTCAGCCCGCTGGCCGCGCTCCCGGCGGCCGTCTTCTCCGTGTGGCACAACATCTCCGGCGCCCTGGTGGCGGCCTGGATGTCGCACCGCTCCCGGCGGAGCGAGCAGGCCCTCGCCTCGCCGGCCGCCGCAGGGGCGGCGAGCACCGCGTCCTGA